CCAGCGGGCCGGCGTGGTCGCGGATGCACGCCTCACCCTGCAGCAGGCCGGGCCGAGTGTTGCCATGGGAAACAATGGCGAGACCACAATGGTGCAGACCGATACGAGCAAGCGTATCTCGGAGCTCGCGACCCAGCTGAGCGGCAACAACAATATCTACACGCAGGCCGCCGAGCTCTTGCGCAAGGACGAAGAGTCGCGCAAGAAAGAGGTCTATAGCATCCTGGAGCGCAACCAGTACTTCGCGCCCTACGATGCCCAGATCGCCGATAAAGTGAGCCAGCTGGTCAGCGATGGCGAGCTCCCCGAGAATCAGCGCGATGCCACGATCGCCGCGCAGCGCCGCAAGTTCCGCCAGGACGAAGTGGCACGCCTCGCCGCCCCCCGCGACCGCCACGGTGCCTACTTCCCTGAGGGGGTCAAGAAAGAGGCCGGCGAGCTCGCGGATATCTACCGCCAGCAGGTGGATGTCAAGCCCATTATCAGCCTGATGGACACGGAGAACTCCCGCCAGTTCGACAACCAGATCCAGGTGATGGGCAACTTCCAGCAGGAGAGCGAGGCACTGCTCTACCTGAACATGCTCTCGGTCGCGTTTCTGGACTACTACGCCACCAACGCCCAGGGTGCCACCCGAGTCGCGATCGCACGGCTGGTCAAGCAGAAAGACGCCGCAGAGCTCGCTCGCCAAGATGCGGTTCGGCGGATGGCGGCGTTTAAAAACCAGGACGAGTTCACGGCCCTCTTGGGGCAAGATGTCACCGGCCAGTCCTACCAGACCCTGGAGAGCCGCATCTCTGAGCTCAAGGGAATCCGTGATAGCGCCGAGCAGGCCTTCAATGCCGCGGTCGCCAACGCCGCCAGCACGCCCAAGACCATCACGGTGAACCTCCCCGCCGACGAGAACCTGGAGTACAAGCGCGCCAAGGCCGATGTGGAGAGGCTCTCTGTCGAGGTGCAGCGCCTCTCCGCCACCAAGGGTGAGAGCGACCCGGAGCTTCTGACGGCACGCGCGGCCCTCACGACAGCACAGGCACAGGCCAAGGCGAACCACAAAAACTTTACCCAGTCGCAGCCCAACCCGAACTACCTCACGGCGCAGAACGCTCTGGCGACCGCGCGGGCCAACTTTGAGGGCGCGCGGGCACAGCTTGCCGCACCGGAGGCCCAGTTCCAGAAGCTACGGGTTCGCCTGGGACGCTCCCCTGCGCTTCAGGCGGAGTACAGCAAGCTCGCTCGGGAGATCGAGGGGCTGGACAAGAACCTGGCCCGGATCAACCAGGAGCTCCAGAGCGCGACCATGGAGAATATCCAGTCGAGCCGCTCGGGGACGATCCAGATCACACGGGCCTATGTGCTCCCGTCGAAGAATACCTGGGCCAATGGCATCAAGCTCCTGGTCTACGCCACGACCCTGGCGCTGCTCCTCGGGATTGCGCTGGTGATCGGCCTAGATGCCCTCGACAACTCCGTGCGTACCAAGAAAGACGCCGAGGATGTCCTGGGGCTGCCCGTGGCGGGAGAGATTCCCGCGCAGCTCCCCGACCCACGGCGCGCCCCGCGGGTCACCTACCTCGACCCGCTCTCGCCCACCGCGGAGGCCTACCGGCTGCTGCGCACCGATATCCTTTTTAGCCAGCTGGAGCACCCGTTTAAGTCGCTCCTGATCGCGACAGTCAAGCCGGGCCAGGGCGCGACCACCACCGCGACCAACCTGGCGATCACGATGGCACAGGCGGGCAAGAAGGTGATCCTGGTCGATGGCGATCTGCGCCACCCCAGCCTGCACCAGGTCTTCTCGCTCCCCAATGAGAAGGGACTGACCACGCTGCTGGCAGGGACGAGCCAGGCGATCGACGAAGCACTCCAGCGCACCGAGATCGAGTCGCTGCTCGTGCTGACCTCAGGGCCGCTGCCGCTCAACCCCAGTGAGCTGGTGGGCTCGGCCCAGATGCGCGAGCTCCATGAGCGCCTCAAGGCGGTCGCCGATATCGTGATTGTCGATGCGCCCTCCGCCATTGCCTTCTCGGACACCTCGGTGCTGGCCTCGTTTGTGGACGCGACCATGTTGGTGATCCGCGCCGGCGATGTCCCGCGTGGGGCGGTCGAGCAGGTCAAGGGCATGCTCACCAAGGCCCGCGCCAACCTGATCGGGGTCGTCCTCAATGCCGCGCCGAGCGAGAGCGTGGACTCGGTGCACTACCACAACCAGTACTACCCGCGTCTCAAGGCGGCCGGTGCGATGGGTGGTGTGCCTGACGAGGCGGCCGCAGCCATTGACGAAGAAGATCGCTTCGAGCAGCTCATGTCCGAGGGCATGGACGACGACGACTACGACGATGAAGACGAGGAGCCCGAGGCACTCGCACCCGCTCCCATGCCGTCGCTCAAGAACCCAGGGGTGGGCACGCCTCCCCCGGCGCCTGCTCCGGTTGTGTCGGCTCCTGCCGCTGCTCCGAGTGCGCCTGTGGCCCAGGCCGCACCCATTGTGGTGGCGGCTCCTGTGGCCCCTGAGCCGAGCACGCCGGTGATGTCGGTTGTCACCGCCCCGGCGCCGGTTGCCGCGCCGGTGGTGGAGTCGCCCCGTGCGGTCGTGGTCGAGCTACCCCATGCCGTGGCTACTCCCGCAAGGACAACCACGCCTGCTCCGCAGCCGCCTCCGATCACGTTTGCCAGTGCCCCGATGGAGCCGGCACGCACCCCAGAGCGCGACGAGCCCCTCGAGCCTATCAAGCTCCCAGAGGCTCCCCGGAGTGTCGCCGAGCCACGGAAGACCAACTGGGGAACCTCACCGATGTCACCCCCGGCTACGCCACCAGAGCCCGTCAAAGAGCCCGTTAAGGACGACAACGAGATCACGTTTGAGTTCGACAGTGACGAGGACGACGAGGACTATCTGGAGGACTTTGACGATGGCTACGACGAGGACTACGACGACGCCGACGAAGATTTTGACGAAGACGATGAAGAAAGTCCACGGCAAAAGAGGAAAACGGCAGGCCTGGGTGGAATTCTAGGCTGGTTCAAGCGGGGGCGATAATACTCTCTGTGGGGCCGTTTCGACGGCCCCTTTGTGATTTGTGCTTGACATGGAAAAAGGCAACACCGTATAATTGCCCATGTTCTGTCTCAGAGAGAAGGAAGGAATAGCGTAGTGGCGAGATTGGGCGGAGGGAAACCAGGCGGGGGAGCGAAGGCTGCTCCACGCCCCAAACCGGTTGTTCGTGCCAAACCGAGCGGTGGATCGTTCGTTGGGCTGGACATCGGGACGCAGACAATCAAGATGGTCGAGGTCAGCGGCGCGGGCAGTAGCCTGCGTGTGACGGCCATGGCTGTCGAAAATACCCCGCCGGGCACGGTCCAGCAGGGGGTGATCGCCGACCCTAAGACCTTGGGGGCTGCGATCAAGCAGATGCGTACGAAAAATGGCATCAAGGCGACCAAGTGCGTGTCGTCGGTTGCAGGAGCCGCCGGGATGGTGGTTCGTGTGATCGAGGTGCCCAAGATGACTCCCAGCGAGCTGGCCGAGACCATGAAGTGGGAAGTGGAGCGCCATATCCCCTTCGCTGCCAGCGATGTGGAGATGTCTTTCCAGAAGATCGATAACCCTGAGTCGGACAACGATCCTAACAATCCCAACATGGAAGTCCTGCTGGCGGTTGCCCAGCGCGACATGATCCGCAATCATATCGATACGGTCTCCGCCTCGGGGATGACCCCCTTGGTGATCGATGTCGAGCCGCTGGCCGCAGGTCGTGCGCTGATCGATCTCTCTCGTGAGGGTCTCCAGAGCAAGAACGTCGTCGTGGTCAATATCGGTGCATCCCAGACCGACGTGGGGGTGTTCAAGTCGGGGGCTCTGCGCTACCCACGAACCATCCCGCTTGGGGGAGACAACCTGACCCGCGCCATTGCGGATCGCATGGGGCTCTCCATGGATGCGGCCGAGGATGAAAAACGAGCGCATGCGGTCATCCTGATGGACCTGGTCAAGAGTGGCCAAGCCGAAGAGATGCTCTACGGCGAGTCGTCGAACAATGTCGATGGCGGGGTCTCCTCCATCTTCGATGTCGATATGAGCGCTCCGCTGCCTCCACCCCTCTTTGGAGGTGGTGAGGCTCCTGCTGCGCCTGCGGCATCGCCTTTTGACATCGCCGATGATAACCCCTTTGCCTCGGCGGCGAATCCCTTTGCCAATCCCTTCGATACACCCGAGACCGAAGCGGGTGGGGGCGATCCTCCTCCCCCAGTTGAGAGTGCCGTGGTTCCATCGGAGCCCGACGATCCTTACTACCAGCGTCGCAAAGAGGTCTTCAATGCGATCCTGCCCATGCTGGGTGAGTTTGTGATGGAGCTGCGTCGCTCGGTGGACTACTTCCGCTCGAAGTATCCCAACGACACGATGGACCTGATCGTCCTGTGTGGTGGGTCTGCTCGGGTGCAGAACCTGGACCAGTACATTGAGCACGACCTTGGAATCCCCACAACCGTGGCCGATCCCTTTGCCGGTCTCAACGTGGCCTCCAAGCAGGTCTCCGTGACCCGGAGGATGGAGCTGGCACCGTCACTGGTGGTTGCACTGGGCCTCGCGGCGCGGGATGCCGTCCTGGGCAAAGAGTAAAAAGAATTTTTGAAGGCCGCTGCCTTGGTAGCGGTCTTACTGAGCAAACGGATAACGGGAAGATAGGAAAACGATGCTGCGCATCAACCTCTTACCAGCTTATATAGCGGAACAGAAAAAGAAGAGAGCCAACCTCGTGTGGGCGGGTGTTCTTCTGGCTACCTGTATTGCGGCACCTCTGGTCTATCGCTTTACCATTCAAGAGAAGACCTACAACGACATCAAGGCTCAGGCCGATCAGGCCGATCTTGATGCGACTGCGGTCGAGACCACGGAGCAGAACACAAAGAACAAGCTCGCCGAGATTGCTCCGCTTCAGGCGAAGGTTGACTTTGTGAAGGACATCCAGTTCTACAACAAGTTCCCCGGCTTGGTCTACCGCAATGTCGCACGCTATACCTACCGTGGTGTGGAGTACAACAGCATGGCGGTGCAGGGAGATAGCCTGAGTGTCAATGCCTTCGTACCTAAGCTCGAGGATGTCGGGCGCTTCTATCTCACCTTGTTTGGAAACCCGGATATCAAGGCACTGAGTATCAAGGGCATGCCCGACTGGCGGACCATGCAGGCCATGAAGCAGCTGCCTCCGGATGCACGACGTGGGTTCCCCGTTCAGGTATCTGCTCAGCTGATTCATAATGTCACCCCGCCTTCGGCCCCTGCCGGTGGTGCTGGCGGTGGTATGGGAGGCTTCCCCGGTGGGGGCGGTATGCCTCCGGGAATGATGAGCGGAAGCCTGAGTGGTAGTGGTATGCCTCCTGGTGGTATGGGTGGCAAGGGCGGCGCGGTCGACCAGTAGGCGTGAGGAGCCAGGAATAACGACATGAACAAACTTACAATCCCTCAGATTTGGATCATCTCTGGTGTCCTCTCGGCGATTATTGCGCTGACACTCTGGTTCACCATCAACGATCCGAAAAACAAAGAAATTGCGACCCAAGACACGCGCTATAAAGATCGCCAGTCTGTTGCGGATCGCAAGCCGATGGCGGACAAGGGCTACAAAGATGCTCTTGTTAAGGTTGCAGCAGCGAAGGCGGACTGGGGACGCTACGAGCGCCGGTTTATGCCGACGATCAATATCTCGAACCTCTACACGGCTTGGCAGCAGATTCAAAAAGAGCAGCTCTATGTCCTAGGACCCAAGCTTGATAAGTTTATCCGTGCGGATAAGGGTGTCCAGATCGTCCAGGCCAACTACAGCCTCTACTCCCCGCCCGATGATCCCAACCAGTCCAATAGTCCCTTGTTTGCGGATAACAAGGGAGCAGTGACGGTCTCGGGGAACTTTGATGCCATCTTGCGCCACGTCGAGCGCTGGAATAACTTTGATCGCCTTGTGCTTGTCACGGGCTTTAGCCTGCAAGGGAACTCTCCTCGCCTGCTGGGAAGCTACAACTTCCAGGTGTTTGAGTTTACCCAAGGAGATAAGGCTGGCCCGACCTTCCCTGCGGCGAGTGGTGGTGCCGGTGGTGGAATGGGCGGCGGTGCCATGGGCATGGGGGGCGGTATGCCTCCGGGAATGATGAGCGGAAGCCTGAGTGGTAGTGGTATGCCTCCTATGGCGGGTGGCGGTGCTCCGTCGGGAGCCGGTGCTGCCGGAACGGCGGGCCCAGGTGGCGGCGCGCCGCTAGATTAAGAGGCGATGAGGAAATAGATGAAAATCGCAACATTCGCGTTGACCCTGACAGTCTTCGGGGGCGTAGCTCTCATGGGCTGCAATAGTGGCTCCTCGGGTGGGGACACCCCGCCCTCTTCTGCTCCGGGAGCGCCTGGCGCTGCAGCACCAGTCGCTGGTGGAATGCAGGCTCCTGGTAACCCGATGGCACCAGGAATTGCCCCGAAGCCGGGGGGAGGGCCTGGAGTTACCGCTATGGGGGGCGGCAAGGGCGGACGTGTGAGCTCGTTTGACAGTGCACCTGAGAGCATGAAGAAGCTTTGGGGTGCGGGTGGTGGTGGCATGGCCCCAATGTCGATGCCCGGTGCGGGTGGCGGTATGGGGGGAGGCGATGCGGCGGGAGCTAAACCTGCTCCTATCCGTGAGGGGATGGTTGCACTGGCATCCCGTAAGGACCCCTTTGAGTCTATCTTCAAGCAGGTGGTTCAGATCACGCCTGCCTGGGACTACGTGATTAACCATCGAACCGAGGCACCTCCAAAGTACGTTCCCCCGACGACCTTGACAGGCGATCCGGATATCGATCTGCCGCCGCTACCGCCGGTTCCTCGACGAATTGCGGGTGTCTTCTACAACGGTGGTATCACTGCAATTCTGGAGTCAGGGAACCCCCCGGACTCGGATATTACGATTGTTCAGCCCGGCGCTGAGGTCGAGAGTGGGATTCCCAACGTTCCCCCCCTCGTGGTTGAGTCGATTACTATGGATAATCTGATTCTTCGTGCTCGAGATGGGCGAACGGTCGAGGTCAAACTTTCTGCTCTGGCACCAGCGGTTCGCGATGCGCTACGTCAGCAATTTGGGTCCAATGCAGGCTCGGGTATGGGACCGGGCGGCATGGGCTCTGGGAGCATGGGACCTGCTGGTATGGGGCCTGGTGGCTTTGGTGGACGTGGTCCCGGTGGCGTTGGCGGAGGAGCTAAGGGCAGCGGTGGTGGTAGTGGAGCACCGATCCAGTAGGCGCTCTCTGGAACATTGTGAAAATCCTGCTTGGCGCTGAAGCATCAAGCAGGTATAATGCACCAAAATAGACGGTGCATACTGATTTGCGGGGTAAAGCAAGACAGGTAAATAAGATGAACAAAATGCAATTTTTGGCTCTGACACTCTCTTTAGGCGCAGTGGCTGTCCTCAGCCCGACAAGTGCCTATGCACAGAAGGCCGGGCAGGACATGCCGCGTATCACCATCGACTTGAAGGATGCAGGTCTCCGTGGTGCTCTTGAGGCGATGTTTAAGCAGGCCAATATCAACAACTATGTTATTGATAACAATGTCGCTGGGTTTGTGACCCTCAAGATCACGGATCAGCCTTTTGAGAATGCTTTCAAGCTGATCATGCGTGCTTCGAGCATACCACTCACCTACACCAAAGAGAACGATGTCTGGATTGTGAAGCCTCGTACGGTTACCCAGAATCCGCAGGATCTCGGTGGGACTCCCCCGGAAGATCCGAACCCTGTCCGGCCTCCGGCTGCTTTCGAGCGTATCAACCTCACCTATCTTGATCCCTTGGATCTTCAGCTTGTCCTTGGTGGCGTGCAGACCATCTCCTTCTTCTCCCGCTTTGGTAACATGGGCGGCATGGGCGGCGGCATGGGCATGGGCGGCGGCATGGGCATGGGCGGCATGGGCGGCGGCATGATGGGCGGCATGGGCGGCGGCATGATGGGCGGCATGGGCGGCGGCATGATGGGCGGCGGCATGGGCGGCTTCGGTGGCTTCGGGCGCTAACCTTCGTGCTTGTTCGTTAATGAGCCTTTCCCTTAATGAGCTCAAGGTGGTTTTCCAGGGGTAAGTAATTACCCCTGGCAGTGCTCCTAATAAATCAGGCTAAGGCCGGAGTACTGCTGAAATTTGGAGGATATGTATGCAAAATTCCTGGCGACGGAGCGCTTTGCTAACGGTATGTGCGCTTTCGATTCCCCTGGCTACAACTGTAACTACGGCTCGAGCACAGACAACCACGGGCAAAGATGTCACAAAGAACATCGATGTCAATCTCCGGAATGCACGTCTGGAAGATGCAGTCGTGGTCTTGACCCAGCAGAGTGGGCTGGAGAATGTCGTTATCATTCCGGGTAAGTACCAGAATGTGACGATCAAGCTGACTGATAAGGGCGTCGAGGCGACGTTGCGGGCGATTGCCAAGGCTGCGGGAGCTACGGTTGAAGAGAGCGATGGTATCTACTATCTC
This genomic interval from Armatimonas rosea contains the following:
- a CDS encoding polysaccharide biosynthesis tyrosine autokinase encodes the protein MDFWRIWRLINRRIYLVIGLALVAAVLVVIGIFIQNQRAGVVADARLTLQQAGPSVAMGNNGETTMVQTDTSKRISELATQLSGNNNIYTQAAELLRKDEESRKKEVYSILERNQYFAPYDAQIADKVSQLVSDGELPENQRDATIAAQRRKFRQDEVARLAAPRDRHGAYFPEGVKKEAGELADIYRQQVDVKPIISLMDTENSRQFDNQIQVMGNFQQESEALLYLNMLSVAFLDYYATNAQGATRVAIARLVKQKDAAELARQDAVRRMAAFKNQDEFTALLGQDVTGQSYQTLESRISELKGIRDSAEQAFNAAVANAASTPKTITVNLPADENLEYKRAKADVERLSVEVQRLSATKGESDPELLTARAALTTAQAQAKANHKNFTQSQPNPNYLTAQNALATARANFEGARAQLAAPEAQFQKLRVRLGRSPALQAEYSKLAREIEGLDKNLARINQELQSATMENIQSSRSGTIQITRAYVLPSKNTWANGIKLLVYATTLALLLGIALVIGLDALDNSVRTKKDAEDVLGLPVAGEIPAQLPDPRRAPRVTYLDPLSPTAEAYRLLRTDILFSQLEHPFKSLLIATVKPGQGATTTATNLAITMAQAGKKVILVDGDLRHPSLHQVFSLPNEKGLTTLLAGTSQAIDEALQRTEIESLLVLTSGPLPLNPSELVGSAQMRELHERLKAVADIVIVDAPSAIAFSDTSVLASFVDATMLVIRAGDVPRGAVEQVKGMLTKARANLIGVVLNAAPSESVDSVHYHNQYYPRLKAAGAMGGVPDEAAAAIDEEDRFEQLMSEGMDDDDYDDEDEEPEALAPAPMPSLKNPGVGTPPPAPAPVVSAPAAAPSAPVAQAAPIVVAAPVAPEPSTPVMSVVTAPAPVAAPVVESPRAVVVELPHAVATPARTTTPAPQPPPITFASAPMEPARTPERDEPLEPIKLPEAPRSVAEPRKTNWGTSPMSPPATPPEPVKEPVKDDNEITFEFDSDEDDEDYLEDFDDGYDEDYDDADEDFDEDDEESPRQKRKTAGLGGILGWFKRGR
- the pilM gene encoding type IV pilus assembly protein PilM; amino-acid sequence: MARLGGGKPGGGAKAAPRPKPVVRAKPSGGSFVGLDIGTQTIKMVEVSGAGSSLRVTAMAVENTPPGTVQQGVIADPKTLGAAIKQMRTKNGIKATKCVSSVAGAAGMVVRVIEVPKMTPSELAETMKWEVERHIPFAASDVEMSFQKIDNPESDNDPNNPNMEVLLAVAQRDMIRNHIDTVSASGMTPLVIDVEPLAAGRALIDLSREGLQSKNVVVVNIGASQTDVGVFKSGALRYPRTIPLGGDNLTRAIADRMGLSMDAAEDEKRAHAVILMDLVKSGQAEEMLYGESSNNVDGGVSSIFDVDMSAPLPPPLFGGGEAPAAPAASPFDIADDNPFASAANPFANPFDTPETEAGGGDPPPPVESAVVPSEPDDPYYQRRKEVFNAILPMLGEFVMELRRSVDYFRSKYPNDTMDLIVLCGGSARVQNLDQYIEHDLGIPTTVADPFAGLNVASKQVSVTRRMELAPSLVVALGLAARDAVLGKE